One Ricinus communis isolate WT05 ecotype wild-type chromosome 1, ASM1957865v1, whole genome shotgun sequence DNA window includes the following coding sequences:
- the LOC8261888 gene encoding U-box domain-containing protein 33: MATRHAESSSSRESLSRGADDDTVYVAVGKDFEENKLNLLWALENFPGKKFCILHVHQPAKMIPLVGGQFPASRLNQHELREFQELERKIMHKILDDYLSLCHQVEVHAEKLCTEMDEIGRGILELVYQHDIKKLVMGAAANKHYSDEMMDLKSKKAKYVQRLVPHSCQIWYICKGYSICSWEANSTSSATNGFGDSTSFLHHRTEGGGLELESREVPESEDDTHNVDILDGSSIDQLYGQAMLEAEKFKQEAFEEYLRRGKAEKTAIKAVCRAKALESLYARELRYRKETEEALAREKEDHQRTKKQRDEDRLVTMDQRLLQQIQVSELNDEIFSVVEQCKEYKKERDMLQVEQDNVFKLVQELSGTQAGGASCSQMHESLFNFSMSEILEATCNFDPLLRIGESGHGDIYKGIVRHTAVVIKVLSSDSTEGPIEFQQEVELLSKLRHPNVVILIGVCLEACALIYECLPNGSLEDRLSCNDNSSPLPWQARTLIAIQLCSILIFLHSSNPDSIVHGDLKTGNVLLDDNFACKLSDFGICRANSLLENSRGATCDHLDPHFLTTGELSPTSDTYSFGIILFQLLTGRSAFSVVNDIRDVIDEGSVSLFLDPLAGDWPIVQGKQLTRLALNCCNMNPSSRPDLVSEVWRVLEPMRASCSTSLQFGSQDTEQPPSYFVCPILQEVMQDPHVAADGFTYEAGALTGWLESGHNTSPMTNLVLPHLNLVPNRALRSAIQEWQQQH; encoded by the exons ATGGCAACACGGCATGCTGAATCTTCGTCTTCAAGGGAATCGCTGTCTAGAGGTGCAGATGATGATACTGTTTATGTTGCAGTAGGAAAAGACTTCGAAGAAAACAAGTTGAATTTGTTATGGGCATTAGAGAACTTTCCTGGCAAgaaattttgtattcttcatGTTCATCAGCCTGCTAAAATGATCCCTTTGG TTGGTGGACAATTTCCAGCTAGTAGACTTAACCAACACGAGCTGAGGGAATTCCAAGAACTTGAAAGGAAGATTATGCACAAGATCCTGGATGATTACCTTTCTTTGTGTCACCAAGTAGAA GTCCATGCAGAAAAGCTGTGTACTGAGATGGATGAAATTGGGAGGGGCATTTTGGAACTCGTTTATCAGCATGACATTAAGAAGCTTGTTATGGGAGCAGCAGCAAACAAGCACTATTCAGA CGAAATGATGGATCTCAAGTCCAAGAAGGCCAAATATGTCCAGCGACTTGTGCCTCATTCCTGTCAGATTTGGTATATCTGCAAGGGCTACTCCATATGCTCTTG GGAAGCTAATTCTACATCCTCTGCCACCAATGGGTTTGGAGACTCAACATCTTTTTTGCATCACAGAACTGAAGGAGGCGGACTTGAGTTAGAATCACGTGAAGTGCCAGAATCAGAGGATGATACTCATAATGTCGACATATTG GATGGTAGTAGTATTGATCAACTTTATGGTCAAGCAATGTTGGAAgctgaaaaatttaaacaagaaGCATTTGAAGAGTATCTTAGGCGGGGGAAAGCTGAAAAGACTGCCATTAAGGCCGTTTGCAGG GCTAAAGCATTGGAAAGCTTGTATGCTAGGGAGTTGAGGTACAGGAAAGAAACTGAGGAAGCACTAGCAAGAGAGAAGGAAGACCATCAAAGGACAAAAAAACAGCGGGATGAGGATCGATTGGTTACTATGGATCAGAGATTATTACAACAAATCCAAGTTTCAGAGTTGAATGATGAGATTTTTTCTGTTGTGGAACAGTGCAAagaatataagaaagaaagagatatgTTGCAGGTAGAGCAAGACAATGTTTTCAAATTAGTGCAGGAGCTTTCAGGAACGCAAGCAGGTGGCGCCTCATGTTCACAAATGCACGAGTCTCTCTTCAACTTCTCTATGTCAGAAATTCTGGAAGCAACTTGCAACTTTGACCCATTGTTGAGGATTGGGGAAAGTGGCCATGGGGACATTTATAAAGGCATTGTTCGTCACACTGCAGTAGTTATAAAGGTGCTGAGCTCAGATAGCACGGAAGGGCCTATAGAGTTTCAACAGGAG GTTGAATTATTGAGTAAATTGAGGCATCCTAATGTGGTCATCCTCATTGGTGTATGCTTAGAGGCTTGTGCTTTAATTTATGAATGTTTGCCAAATGGAAGCCTTGAAGACCGACTCAGTTGTAACGACAACAGTTCCCCCTTGCCTTGGCAAGCTCGAACACTCATAGCAATTCAGTTATGCTCTATCCTTATATTCCTCCATTCAAGTAACCCTGACAGCATTGTACATGGTGATCTAAAGACGGGAAATGTTCTCCTGGATGATAACTTTGCATGCAAACTCAGTGACTTCGGAATTTGTCGAGCAAATTCTCTTCTTGAAAATTCAAGGGGCGCCACTTGCGACCACCTGGATCCTCATTTCCTTACTACAGGAGAACTGTCTCCCACGTCGGACACTTACTCATTTGGAATTATATTGTTCCAGTTATTGACAGGAAGATCAGCCTTTAGCGTAGTAAATGATATCAGAGATGTCATAGATGAGGGAAGTGTAAGTTTGTTCTTGGATCCCTTAGCTGGAGATTGGCCAATTGTACAAGGGAAGCAATTGACTCGTCTGGCTTTGAATTGCTGCAATATGAACCCAAGTAGCCGACCAGACCTTGTGTCAGAGGTGTGGAGGGTGCTTGAACCAATGAGAGCATCTTGCTCAACATCGCTCCAGTTTGGTTCTCAAGATACTGAACAGCCTCCATCGTACTTCGTTTGTCCTATTTTACAG GAAGTGATGCAAGATCCTCATGTGGCAGCAGATGGATTTACCTATGAAGCAGGGGCTCTGACTGGCTGGCTGGAGAGTGGCCACAACACTTCGCCTATGACAAACCTCGTGCTTCCGCATTTAAATCTTGTTCCCAACCGTGCTCTTCGTTCTGCAATTCAGGAGTGGCAGCAACAGCATTGA
- the LOC8261889 gene encoding signal peptide peptidase-like 4 isoform X2 → MEIKLSIYLIVSVLALSPCYGSASDIVHHDDVAPKRPGCNNDFVLVKVATWVDGIENIEYVGVGARFGPTLESKEKRANKTRLVLADPPDLCILPKNKLNRDVILVRRGNCSFTTKSNIAEEANASAILIINYRTELFKMVCEANEADVIIGIPAVMLPQDAGASLEHYVKNSSTVSVQLYSPQRPLVDVAEVFLWLMAVGTILGASYWSAWSAREVTIEQDKLLKDGSDDFQQTEGVPSSGVVNINITSAVLFVVVASCFLVMLYKLMSLWFMDVLVVLFCIGGTEGLQTCLVALLSCFRCFQHAGESFIKVPFFGAVSHLTLAVSPFCIAFAVVWAVYRRVSFAWIGQDILGITLIITVLQIVHVPNLKVGTVLLSCAFLYDIFWVFVSKLWFKESVMIVVARGDKSGEDGIPMLLKIPRMFDPWGGYSIIGFGDIILPGLLVAFALRYDWLTKKNLRAGYFLWAMTAYGLGLLITYVALNMMDGHGQPALLYIVPFTLGKYSF, encoded by the exons atggaaataaaattaagtatatacTTAATTGTGAGCGTATTAGCTTTAAGTCCTTGTTATGGTTCAGCTAGTGATATAGTACATCACGATGATGTAGCTCCTAAGAGACCTGGTTGCAATAACGACTTTGTTCTG GTAAAAGTTGCTACTTGGGTTGATGGTATTGAAAACATCGAGTATGTTGGTGTCGGTGCTCGCTTTGGTCCTACTTTGGAATCGAAGGAAAAACGTGCCAATAAAACTAGACTTGTTTTGGCAGACCCTCCTGATCTTTGCATTCTGCCAAAGAATAAG CTTAATAGAGATGTCATTTTGGTGCGCCGAGGTAACTGCAGCTTCACTACCAAGTCAAATATTGCTGAAGAGGCTAATGCTTCAGCTattcttataataaattacCGGACAG AGCTTTTTAAGATGGTTTGTGAAGCAAATGAAGCTGATGTAATTATAGGCATTCCTGCTGTCATGCTTCCACAAGATGCTGGAGCAAGCTTGGAACATTATGTTAAGAATAGCTCCACAG tttctGTGCAGCTATATTCTCCACAGCGTCCTCTTGTTGATGTTGCAGAAGTGTTCTTATGGCTCATGGCTGTTGGTACCATATTAGGTGCTTCTTATTGGTCTGCATGGAGTGCCAGAGAAGTGACTATAGAGCAGGATAAACTTTTAAAG GATGGTTCAGATGACTTTCAACAAACAGAAGGTGTTCCATCCAGTGGTGTTGTTAACATCAACATAACATCTGCCGTTCTCTTTGTTGTGGTTGCTTCATGTTTCTTGGTCATGCTTTACAAACTCATGTCATTGTGGTTTATGGATGTTCTGGTGGTTCTGTTCTGCATTGGTGGCACAGAG GGCTTGCAAACTTGCTTGGTAGCTTTGTTATCGTG TTTCAGATGTTTCCAACATGCTGGAGAATCATTTATAAAAGTTCCCTTCTTTGGTGCTGTCTCACATTTGACATTGGCCGTCTCTCCCTTCTGCATAGCATTTGCTGTTGTTTGGGCAGTGTACCGGCGTGTTTCATTTGCCTGGATAGGTCAAGACATCCTT GGCATCACACTAATCATCACGGTTCTTCAGATTGTTCACGTACCGAACCTCAAG GTGGGAACAGTTCTTCTCAGTTGCGCATTTTTGTATGACATCTTCTGGGTGTTTGTTTCCAAGCTGTGGTTCAAGGAGAGTGTAATGATAGTG GTGGCTCGGGGTGATAAGAGCGGAGAGGATGGTATACCAATGTTATTGAAAATCCCACGGATGTTTGATCCTTGGGGTGGCTATAGTATTATCGGTTTTGGTGATATCATTTTGCCTGGATTGCTTGTTGCTTTTGCATTAAG GTATGATTGGCTGACAAAGAAGAATCTTCGAGCAGGTTACTTTCTGTGGGCCATGACTGCTTATGGTTTAG GTCTTCTAATCACTTATGTGGCTTTGAACATGATGGATGGGCACGGCCAGCCAGCACTGCTCTATATTGTTCCGTTCACACTTG GCAAGTACTCATTTTGA
- the LOC8261889 gene encoding signal peptide peptidase-like 4 isoform X1, translated as MEIKLSIYLIVSVLALSPCYGSASDIVHHDDVAPKRPGCNNDFVLVKVATWVDGIENIEYVGVGARFGPTLESKEKRANKTRLVLADPPDLCILPKNKLNRDVILVRRGNCSFTTKSNIAEEANASAILIINYRTELFKMVCEANEADVIIGIPAVMLPQDAGASLEHYVKNSSTVSVQLYSPQRPLVDVAEVFLWLMAVGTILGASYWSAWSAREVTIEQDKLLKDGSDDFQQTEGVPSSGVVNINITSAVLFVVVASCFLVMLYKLMSLWFMDVLVVLFCIGGTEGLQTCLVALLSCFRCFQHAGESFIKVPFFGAVSHLTLAVSPFCIAFAVVWAVYRRVSFAWIGQDILGITLIITVLQIVHVPNLKVGTVLLSCAFLYDIFWVFVSKLWFKESVMIVVARGDKSGEDGIPMLLKIPRMFDPWGGYSIIGFGDIILPGLLVAFALRYDWLTKKNLRAGYFLWAMTAYGLGLLITYVALNMMDGHGQPALLYIVPFTLGTFLTLGKKRGELKALWTRGAPERPCPHIRFQPPQSQ; from the exons atggaaataaaattaagtatatacTTAATTGTGAGCGTATTAGCTTTAAGTCCTTGTTATGGTTCAGCTAGTGATATAGTACATCACGATGATGTAGCTCCTAAGAGACCTGGTTGCAATAACGACTTTGTTCTG GTAAAAGTTGCTACTTGGGTTGATGGTATTGAAAACATCGAGTATGTTGGTGTCGGTGCTCGCTTTGGTCCTACTTTGGAATCGAAGGAAAAACGTGCCAATAAAACTAGACTTGTTTTGGCAGACCCTCCTGATCTTTGCATTCTGCCAAAGAATAAG CTTAATAGAGATGTCATTTTGGTGCGCCGAGGTAACTGCAGCTTCACTACCAAGTCAAATATTGCTGAAGAGGCTAATGCTTCAGCTattcttataataaattacCGGACAG AGCTTTTTAAGATGGTTTGTGAAGCAAATGAAGCTGATGTAATTATAGGCATTCCTGCTGTCATGCTTCCACAAGATGCTGGAGCAAGCTTGGAACATTATGTTAAGAATAGCTCCACAG tttctGTGCAGCTATATTCTCCACAGCGTCCTCTTGTTGATGTTGCAGAAGTGTTCTTATGGCTCATGGCTGTTGGTACCATATTAGGTGCTTCTTATTGGTCTGCATGGAGTGCCAGAGAAGTGACTATAGAGCAGGATAAACTTTTAAAG GATGGTTCAGATGACTTTCAACAAACAGAAGGTGTTCCATCCAGTGGTGTTGTTAACATCAACATAACATCTGCCGTTCTCTTTGTTGTGGTTGCTTCATGTTTCTTGGTCATGCTTTACAAACTCATGTCATTGTGGTTTATGGATGTTCTGGTGGTTCTGTTCTGCATTGGTGGCACAGAG GGCTTGCAAACTTGCTTGGTAGCTTTGTTATCGTG TTTCAGATGTTTCCAACATGCTGGAGAATCATTTATAAAAGTTCCCTTCTTTGGTGCTGTCTCACATTTGACATTGGCCGTCTCTCCCTTCTGCATAGCATTTGCTGTTGTTTGGGCAGTGTACCGGCGTGTTTCATTTGCCTGGATAGGTCAAGACATCCTT GGCATCACACTAATCATCACGGTTCTTCAGATTGTTCACGTACCGAACCTCAAG GTGGGAACAGTTCTTCTCAGTTGCGCATTTTTGTATGACATCTTCTGGGTGTTTGTTTCCAAGCTGTGGTTCAAGGAGAGTGTAATGATAGTG GTGGCTCGGGGTGATAAGAGCGGAGAGGATGGTATACCAATGTTATTGAAAATCCCACGGATGTTTGATCCTTGGGGTGGCTATAGTATTATCGGTTTTGGTGATATCATTTTGCCTGGATTGCTTGTTGCTTTTGCATTAAG GTATGATTGGCTGACAAAGAAGAATCTTCGAGCAGGTTACTTTCTGTGGGCCATGACTGCTTATGGTTTAG GTCTTCTAATCACTTATGTGGCTTTGAACATGATGGATGGGCACGGCCAGCCAGCACTGCTCTATATTGTTCCGTTCACACTTG GCACTTTTTTGACACTGGGAAAGAAGAGAGGTGAACTCAAAGCACTATGGACAAGGGGAGCTCCTGAGAGGCCTTGCCCACACATCCGATTTCAACCCCCTCAATCTCAATAA